Within the Bacillus pumilus genome, the region GAAATGACCCTATTCATGTTTTTTATACGCGTGTTTTATTCAATATATCTTCTCATACAAATCATCTAAAAAAGGGATTCTTTTGTTATTTTATTTTTCTGAGAAATCATTTTTATGTAAAAACATACGTAAATGATGCTGTTAGTTACGATCTTCATATTAAAGTGTTACTCGGGTACAAGTTAGTTGTTGATTCTTTCTTGTTCTTGCTTAGAGCGGGCGTAAAAATTAACTGGAGTGCTCTATGCTCTTTGGCGATACTCGGTTATCTAGTGTACCTCTAAACAGTCCTCTTTATCTGACTGACAAAGAAAATTTTATTGGCTGCTTTCTATGTCTTCATCCTAAACGCAATTGAATGATCCACCCAAACAACAACTGCGTTGTTCATTTAAAGCACATGTAAGTGAGACGAACGGAAGGATTAGCTGATCAATGAGTCTTACTACATCATCACTTCTCATTTTACACAGCCATTAATATAGAAATGATTTTTTCAAAAACACAAAAAAGACCAGTTCCAAATGGAACTGATCTTTATACAAGCTTGGCGGCGTCCTACTCTCACAGGGGGAGACCCCCAACTACCATCGGCGCTGAAGAGCTTAACTTCCGTGTTCGGTATGGGAACGGGTGTGACCTCTTCGCTATCGCCACCAAACCTGGAACTGACCCCCGTTTTTGAGACAGGGATCAAAACACCTTTATAAAACAGCCAGTTGCCGAAACTCTTTTGGTGACTGGTTGTTTAATTTCAATTGAATTCGGATATTGTTATAATAATCAATATACTCCCTGACTGTTTTTTCTACAATGGCTGTTGTAGTGTTTGTCAGGTGGTGGAGATAGAATCCTTCTGTTTTTAAACTGGAGTGGAAGGATTCGATGGGGGCATTATCAGCGGGCATTCCCTTTCGGGACATGCTCATGGTAATGCTTTTTTCCTTTATCTCCTTTTGATAAGCATAAGAAGTGTAGACCGAACCTTGATCACTATGAAGTACGCAGCCTTTAGGTAATGTCTGTAACTGCTTCAATGTATCTAAAACAAGAGAAACATCCTGTTTATCACCAATCGTATAAGCCACAATCTCACTAGTATACAAATCTTTTATGCTGGATAGATAAAGTGTTTTTTGACCAAATGGCAAATATGTTATATCTGTCACCAGTTTTTCAAGTGGCTTTGTCGCAGTAAAATCCTGTTTTAAGTGATTTTCTGCAATATAGTAAGGTTGACCAGTCTGTTTACGCTTTTTTATTTTCACACGACACTGTAAACCGTAGGTTTGCATAATGCGTTGTACTGTCTTATGATTTATTCTCCTTTCTTTTCGCAGTAGGGCCGTTATTTTTCGATAACCGTACGTATATTGGTGTGACTCACAAAGTGACGATATGAGGTCAATTAACACTTGCTGTTTTGGCTGGAGATCTTGTTTTTTCCAACGATAAAATGTTGATCTTGCGAGCTCAAACATCTGACAGAATGCACTTACACTTACTGTGTCTTTTACCGCATCATAAATCGACACGAATGCTTCTTTTTTCACTTCCTTTCCCATTCTATATACTTTTTTAATAGGTCAATTTGTTGTTTTAAATAAAGATTTTCTGTTTTCAACTTCTCGTTCTCATTTTGATATTCTGGTCCTTTCCCATAGGTATACTGCTTTCCAACCGGTTGATGAAATCGTGGCTCGCTTTAAAAGCGACTTGTCTATCTTACCATATGAAACTGGTGCCGGCAAGAGGACTTGAACCCCCAACCTACTGATTACAAGTCAGTTGCTCTACCAGTTGAGCTACACCGGCTTTATCTACCCTAACATTATGTAAGAATAAATATGGTGGAGGATGACGGGCTCGAACCGCCGACCCTCTGCTTGTAAGGCAGATGCTCTCCCAGCTGAGCTAATCCTCCACTATGTAGGAATCTCTCGATCCGACAAAGATTATTATATACAGGTTTTCATCATTTGTAAAGGCTATATTAAAAAAATTTTATTTCAATTTTCATCCCGTATTTCTTTTAGCAAATGACCGTTATTTCCTCTAATCAATCAGCGTCATCTAACGTTCATCACTTAAACGCCTCCATTCTATATTCTCTTTAAAAATGGGCAATTCCTTCATAAATATTAGCATCTCACATTAGATACCCATTATGTCTGAATTAGAATTAATTATCTACTAATATCAATACAGAGCTTTTCTATCATCTATTCATCTAACTCTTTACTGGTTATTTCATAGTTAACTGGAATACACGATCTCATTTTTAAAGACTTTCATCTGCTTATAAATACGCTAGAGTGGAGTGTTGAAACGTTCATCAAACAAGTGCAATCAGTAGCATATTTTCTCAAGAAGCACAAAAAAGATCAGTTCCAAATGGAACTGATCCTTATACAAGCTTGGCGGCGTCCTACTCTCACAGGGGGAGACCCCCAACTACCATCGGCGCTGAAGAGCTTAACTTCCGTGTTCGGTATGGGAACGGGTGTGACCTTGGCACCCGTAGATCCAGTTGAACCAGTGATACCTGTTGCACCAGTAGGTCCGGTAACACCAGTGATTCCTGTGCTGCCAGTAGATCCGGTAGTACCAGTGATACCTGTGACGCCCGTAGGTCCGGTTGAACCTGTGATACCTGTGACGCCCGTAGGTCCAGTAGCACCAGTAATTCCTGTGGCACCCGTAGATCCGGTTGAACCTGTGATACCCGTTGCACCCGTAGTTCCAGTTGCACCAGTGATTCCTGTGGCTCCAGTAGGTCCGGTAGCTCCTGTGATACCTGTGGCTCCAGTCGGACCGGTAGCACCAGTGATTCCCGTGGCTCCAGTCGGTCCGGTTGAACCTGTGATACCCGTTGCACCCGTAGATCCAGTTGCACCAGTGATACCTGTTGCACCAGTAGTTCCGGTTGCACCAGTGATACCTGTTGCACCAGTCGGTCCGGTTGAACCTGTGATACCTGTGGCCCCAGTAGGTCCGGTTGAACCAGTGATACCTGTGATACCTGTGGCTCCAGTCGGACCGGTAGCACCAGTGATTCCTGTTGCACCAGTAGGTCCAGTTGGTCCAGTGCTACCCGTGGCACCAGTGATACCTGTGGCCCCAGTAGGTCCGGTTGAACCAGTGATACCTGTGCTGCCAGTAGATCCGGTAGTACCAGTGATTCCTGTGACGCCCGTAGGACCAGTAGCACCAGTGATACCTGTGACGCCAGTAGGTCCGGTAGCACCAGTGATTCCTGTTGCACCAGTAGGTCCGGTTGAACCTGTGATACCTGTGGCCCCAGTAGGTCGGATGAAAACGTCTATGGGCAATGACACCAAAAATATGTCGATCAGATAAACCTTTACAAATTGGTGTTGTCAAATAACCTGAATCAAGCGCAACAGCTTCTACTTGAAAACCAAATCGTGCGATTTGGTGATCTAACCGATCAAGATATGGAACAGAATCATGGACATTTCCAGGCGTGACATGAGCATCGGTGATGATATTATACTTCATATCTGTTGTCCGGTGGTCTAGGTAGAAAAAGCCTTCAGGCTTGTTTTCGCGATATAGATAGCCGCTTTCAGGATCAGTCATACTTTGACGAATGTCTTTTTCTGTTTTCACCTCCTCTTTTACCTTTAAGAGCTTTTTTCCATGTGCCACCCGATCTTCTTGGACTGCTTCTTCTAAATCATTGATATAGTTCTGGGTATCTTGTTCAATCGTTTTTCTCGTATATTTATGTTTATTAGCATTGGCTTTAAGATGAGTTGAATCAGTAAAAAGAACGCGACCTCCTACCATATCATGATTGATAGCTTGAAGCACAATCTCATCGAAAATGTCTTGAAAAATCGTTGTATTTTTAAATCGAGTACGACGATTCCAACTAATAGTGGAGTGATGGGGAACGGGATCATTGATGTTCAAACCTAAAAACCATCTATACGCCATGTTATAGTAAATTTCTTTTTCGAGTTGTCTTTCAGAACGGATACCGTAAAGGTATCCGATAAACATCATTTTGAACAAAATAAGCGGATCAAGGTGGAGCCTAGCGGGATCGAACCGCTGACCTCCTGCGTGCAAGGCAGGCGCTCTCCCAGCTGAGCTAAGGCCCCATAAAAGATGGTCGGGAAGACAGGATTCGAACCTGCGACCCCTTGGTCCCAAACCAAGTGCTCTACCAAGCTGAGCTACTTCCCGATCTTAATGGCGCGCCCGAGAGGAGTCGAACCCCTAACCTTTTGATCCGTAGTCAAACGCTCTATCCAATTGAGCTACGGGCGCTTATTTATAATGCCGAGGGCCGGACTTGAACCGGCACGGTAGTCACCTACCGCAGGATTTTAAGTCCTGTGTGTCTGCCAATTCCACCACCCCGGCGTGGATGGTATAAGCGGAAGACGGGATTCGAACCCGCGACCCCCACCTTGGCAAGGTGGTGTTCTACCACTGAACTACTTCCGCATTACAGGATTTCTTTATTTTATTTGGCAATGCGGGTGAAGGGACTTGAACCCCCACGTCATAAAGACACTAGATCCTAAGTCTAGCGCGTCTGCCAATTCCGCCACACCCGCATGAAACATGGTGAGCCATGAAGGACTCGAACCTTCGACCCTCTGATTAAAAGTCAGATGCTCTACCAACTGAGCTAATGGCTCGCTTTAAAAGCGACTTGTCTATCTTACCATATGAAACTGGTGCCGGCAAGAGGACTTGAACCCCCAACCTACTGATTACAAGTCAGTTGCTCTACCAGTTGAGCTACACCGGCTTTATCTAGTTATGGTGGAACATAAAAGTGTAAGCAATTTTTGTTTAATGGGTGAGACTTTTGGTATTTCATCAGGCAGCCGTGTGTTACAATTTGCCTCTTTTAGTTTTGATGCCGCAGTAGGTGAAATCTTCCCTACTCTTTTAAGTGGAGCGACCCTTTATTTAGGTAAAAAAGAATTGTTTCTTTCGGGGGATAAGTTTACAAAGTGGTTAAAGGATCAAGCCATTACTACTGCCTTTTTCCCACCTTCCGTATTGAGGGTCACACCGTATGAAGAATTACCAGATTTAAAGACAATTATTACAATGGGAGAAGCATGTACATCAGATATAGTCAAAGTATGGGGAAAAGAGCGTACGTTAATCAATGGTTACGGCCCAACAGAAGCGACAATCGGAAGTACAGCGGGCGTATGTACTCCTGACATGGAGAAACCTACGATTGGAAAAGTATTTCCAAACAAAAAGGTTTATATTTTGAATCAAGATGATCAAGTTCAACCGATAGGCATACCTGGTGAACTGTGTATTGGAGGAGAAGGGTTAGCGCGTGGCTATTGGAACTTACCAGAACTAACGAAAGAAAAATTCGTAAGAAACCCTTTCATTCCAGGAGAAAAAATGTATAGAACAGGTGACCTAGCTCGCTGGCTTCCAGATGGTTCAATAGACTATGTAGGAAGAATAGATGACCAGATTAATATTTTTGGGACCAAGGGGTCGCAGGTTCGAATCCTGTCTTCCCGACCATCTTTTATGGGGCCTTAGCTCAGCTGGGAGAGCGCCTGCCTTGCACGCAGGAGGTCAGCGGTTCGATCCCGCTAGGCTCCACTTTTAAAAGA harbors:
- a CDS encoding AMP-binding protein encodes the protein MVEHKSVSNFCLMGETFGISSGSRVLQFASFSFDAAVGEIFPTLLSGATLYLGKKELFLSGDKFTKWLKDQAITTAFFPPSVLRVTPYEELPDLKTIITMGEACTSDIVKVWGKERTLINGYGPTEATIGSTAGVCTPDMEKPTIGKVFPNKKVYILNQDDQVQPIGIPGELCIGGEGLARGYWNLPELTKEKFVRNPFIPGEKMYRTGDLARWLPDGSIDYVGRIDDQINIFGTKGSQVRILSSRPSFMGP